One window from the genome of Spiractinospora alimapuensis encodes:
- a CDS encoding NAD(P)H-binding protein → MENVSSGEVLVLGGTGKTGSRVVRQLREKGIAVRVGSRREAPYFDWDDPGSWTAAVEGIHAVYLVDRFAELGPGTAGELGAFVRAATEAGVRRLVQLSARAVDNGGEAAVAETEAVVRNSGVEWTIIRPSWFQQNLSEWDFFRRQFVDGELVLPAGEGLQPFVDVEDIAAVAVVALSEDGHHGQTYDVTGPRLLSFGDATAEIAKAVGRPIGYRSLSEDDYRAHLTARGEEEALMMTELFGRIARGETALLSDGVRRVLGREPGDFSEVIRAAAEEGAWN, encoded by the coding sequence ATGGAAAACGTGAGCAGCGGAGAGGTTCTCGTCCTTGGTGGCACCGGGAAGACCGGAAGCCGCGTCGTCCGGCAGTTGCGCGAGAAAGGGATCGCGGTCCGAGTCGGCTCGCGGCGCGAAGCCCCGTACTTCGACTGGGACGACCCCGGCTCCTGGACCGCGGCGGTGGAGGGGATCCACGCGGTGTACCTGGTCGACCGCTTCGCGGAACTCGGCCCCGGGACAGCCGGGGAACTCGGCGCGTTCGTCCGTGCCGCCACCGAGGCAGGAGTGCGTCGGCTGGTTCAACTCTCGGCCCGTGCCGTGGACAACGGCGGGGAGGCGGCCGTCGCGGAGACGGAGGCGGTGGTCCGGAACTCGGGTGTGGAGTGGACCATCATCCGGCCCTCCTGGTTCCAGCAGAACCTCTCCGAGTGGGACTTCTTCCGGCGACAGTTCGTGGACGGGGAATTGGTCCTGCCCGCCGGTGAGGGGCTACAACCCTTCGTGGACGTCGAGGACATCGCGGCCGTCGCCGTTGTGGCGCTCAGCGAGGACGGGCACCACGGCCAGACCTACGACGTGACCGGCCCGCGGCTGCTGTCCTTCGGGGACGCCACGGCAGAGATCGCCAAGGCGGTGGGGCGCCCGATCGGCTACCGATCGCTGTCCGAGGACGACTATCGGGCCCACCTCACCGCGCGAGGAGAGGAGGAGGCCCTGATGATGACCGAACTCTTCGGCCGCATCGCCCGCGGTGAGACCGCGCTCCTCAGTGACGGGGTACGGCGTGTGCTCGGACGTGAGCCCGGCGACTTCAGCGAGGTCATACGCGCCGCCGCCGAGGAGGGGGCGTGGAACTAG
- a CDS encoding carbon-nitrogen hydrolase family protein, with amino-acid sequence MDNPAPPLTLAVAQPACVPHDVATNAAAHAVAIRSANARVVVFPELSLTGYALDAAALAADDERLAVIVHACADTDAIAFAGAPVRSEDGEHIAILRFDAVGVSVAYRKMHPDAEESQRFLPGAAPVVLTVGGWRLGLAVCRDAMNPTHSVETGQLGMDVYVAGLLTRPERLPVQDRRMAEIARTQGVWVAAASYAGPTAPYPRTAGGSGVWSPDGSAVRTGAEPGAVVTATVRAPDPPSAPAPRHGGWRAFLLRLWRSLWG; translated from the coding sequence GTGGACAACCCCGCACCTCCCCTCACCCTCGCCGTCGCCCAACCAGCGTGTGTGCCACACGACGTGGCGACCAACGCCGCCGCCCACGCGGTCGCGATCCGTAGCGCCAACGCCAGGGTCGTCGTGTTCCCGGAGCTCTCGCTCACGGGATACGCGCTGGACGCGGCCGCGCTCGCGGCCGACGACGAACGGTTGGCCGTGATCGTGCACGCCTGCGCCGACACCGACGCGATCGCCTTCGCCGGCGCTCCCGTCCGGTCGGAGGATGGCGAGCACATCGCGATACTGCGCTTCGACGCCGTGGGCGTTTCGGTCGCCTACCGCAAGATGCACCCCGACGCCGAGGAGTCGCAACGGTTCCTGCCCGGTGCGGCGCCCGTCGTGCTGACCGTTGGCGGCTGGCGTCTGGGGTTGGCCGTCTGCCGCGACGCCATGAACCCCACTCACTCCGTCGAAACGGGTCAGCTCGGCATGGACGTCTACGTCGCCGGCCTCCTCACCCGCCCCGAACGTCTTCCGGTCCAGGACCGCCGAATGGCGGAGATCGCGCGCACGCAAGGCGTGTGGGTCGCGGCCGCCAGTTACGCGGGCCCCACCGCGCCCTATCCCCGGACCGCGGGCGGCTCCGGTGTCTGGTCCCCCGACGGCAGCGCCGTCCGCACCGGTGCGGAGCCTGGCGCCGTGGTGACCGCCACGGTGCGGGCCCCCGATCCGCCTTCCGCGCCGGCCCCGCGCCACGGCGGCTGGCGCGCGTTCCTGCTTCGCCTCTGGCGTTCTCTCTGGGGATAG
- a CDS encoding MFS transporter, whose amino-acid sequence MRLALLPLALAAFAIGTSEFVVMGVLPELSDGLAVTIPEAGRLISAYAIGVVVGAPVLTAAASRVEHKRLLLWLLAMFTAGNVASTLAPNYEVLIAARFVSGLPHGAFFGVGAIVAAGMVAHDRRARAIALMMAGLTVSNVIGVPLGTLAAQQFGWRTAFAIVVVISAAALVAIAIVVPAQTHAPRVGVAAETRALLRPAVWLTLLTGAVGFGGLFAFYSYVAPMMTDLAGFSPASVTIILALLGTGMTLGNFLGGRLADWKLLPSLYVSIAVLACMLAVMYVAVHTAAFAAVMAFVIGVCASTPIPMIQTRLLDVASDAPTLASSLHHSAFNVANANGAWLGGLAIGAGFGLASPNLVGAGLALLGLVLAVLSGSLRSTRPQAPAAPNTTPEPALAHTSGGSN is encoded by the coding sequence ATGCGCCTCGCGCTGCTCCCGCTAGCGCTCGCCGCCTTCGCCATCGGGACGAGTGAATTCGTGGTCATGGGGGTTCTCCCCGAGCTCTCCGACGGGTTGGCGGTCACGATCCCGGAGGCGGGTCGGTTGATCTCCGCCTACGCGATCGGTGTGGTCGTCGGCGCTCCGGTGCTGACGGCGGCCGCGTCCCGGGTGGAACACAAGCGGCTGCTGCTGTGGCTCCTCGCCATGTTCACCGCCGGCAACGTCGCCTCCACCCTGGCCCCCAACTACGAGGTCCTCATCGCCGCCCGGTTCGTGAGCGGTCTGCCGCACGGCGCGTTCTTCGGGGTCGGCGCCATCGTGGCCGCCGGAATGGTCGCCCACGACCGCAGGGCACGGGCGATCGCGTTGATGATGGCCGGACTCACCGTCTCCAACGTGATCGGCGTCCCGCTGGGCACCCTCGCCGCGCAACAGTTCGGGTGGCGGACGGCCTTCGCGATCGTCGTCGTGATCTCCGCCGCGGCGCTGGTCGCCATCGCGATCGTCGTACCCGCGCAGACGCACGCGCCCCGAGTCGGTGTCGCCGCCGAGACCCGCGCCCTGCTCCGTCCCGCCGTCTGGCTGACGCTGCTCACCGGAGCTGTCGGTTTCGGCGGACTGTTCGCCTTCTACTCCTACGTCGCGCCCATGATGACGGACCTCGCCGGGTTCTCCCCCGCCTCCGTCACCATCATCCTGGCCCTACTCGGCACGGGGATGACGTTGGGGAACTTCCTCGGTGGCCGACTGGCCGACTGGAAGCTCCTGCCCTCGCTGTACGTGTCGATCGCGGTTCTCGCCTGCATGCTCGCGGTGATGTACGTGGCGGTGCACACCGCGGCGTTCGCCGCCGTGATGGCGTTCGTGATCGGTGTGTGCGCGTCGACGCCGATCCCGATGATCCAGACCCGGCTGCTCGACGTGGCTTCCGACGCGCCGACCCTCGCGTCCTCACTGCACCACTCCGCGTTCAACGTCGCCAACGCCAACGGTGCCTGGTTGGGCGGTCTCGCCATCGGCGCCGGGTTCGGGCTCGCCTCCCCCAACCTGGTGGGCGCGGGACTGGCCCTACTCGGCCTCGTCCTCGCCGTCCTGTCCGGTTCCCTGCGCAGTACCCGCCCCCAGGCTCCCGCCGCCCCGAACACCACACCGGAACCCGCCCTCGCCCACACTTCCGGCGGCTCCAATTGA
- a CDS encoding DUF2690 domain-containing protein, with amino-acid sequence MGRRRGAVLVFGLVMGWVALAIPADADVAPDDNPSGERAAAPACQGTNCDGLDPVQAGCDVNVSNADSQTVPGVGTVELRWSPECSTNWVRVRDFTGASSSLEICAADRDRHRTICWDAPNPGATGTRGGDMVYSAADTCAEGWIVVDGQSVQERNLWSSACPGR; translated from the coding sequence ATGGGGAGGCGCAGGGGAGCGGTACTGGTATTCGGGCTGGTGATGGGGTGGGTGGCGTTGGCGATCCCGGCCGACGCCGATGTCGCGCCCGACGACAACCCCTCGGGCGAACGCGCGGCCGCACCGGCCTGTCAGGGGACGAATTGTGACGGGCTGGATCCCGTGCAGGCCGGCTGCGACGTTAATGTCAGTAACGCCGACAGTCAGACCGTCCCCGGCGTTGGCACGGTCGAACTGCGATGGTCGCCAGAGTGCTCGACGAACTGGGTTCGTGTCCGCGATTTCACCGGTGCCTCCTCCTCGTTGGAGATCTGTGCCGCCGACCGCGATCGTCATCGCACCATCTGTTGGGACGCCCCCAACCCCGGCGCCACCGGTACCCGTGGGGGAGATATGGTCTACTCCGCGGCGGACACGTGCGCGGAGGGCTGGATCGTGGTCGACGGCCAGTCGGTGCAGGAACGCAATCTCTGGTCGTCCGCCTGTCCGGGGCGTTGA
- a CDS encoding isochorismatase family protein — translation MTTPAWTVRPQRTALLVIDMQNDFVLPGAPMEVPAARETIPPQQRMLSVCRELGISVIYTQHVLYDGFDVSPLETAYNPLLKRVGMRAGTPGVDIVDALAPRDGEVVMPKHRYDAFHNTPLETLLSTVAGPGPAGADAPGTATGTVDTVAIIGTVTEVCCESTARSAFMRDYKVAFLSDATGSLAPDAQRATERSIGTFFGRVLTVDEFSAEARAAR, via the coding sequence GTGACAACGCCTGCCTGGACGGTGCGTCCTCAGCGCACCGCACTGCTCGTCATCGACATGCAGAACGACTTCGTCCTCCCTGGCGCGCCGATGGAGGTCCCCGCCGCCCGAGAGACGATCCCCCCGCAACAGCGCATGCTCAGCGTGTGCCGCGAACTGGGCATTTCGGTGATCTACACCCAGCACGTCCTGTACGACGGCTTCGACGTGTCACCCCTGGAGACCGCCTACAACCCGCTGCTGAAGCGGGTCGGCATGCGGGCCGGCACCCCCGGGGTGGACATCGTCGACGCCCTCGCGCCGCGGGACGGCGAAGTCGTCATGCCCAAGCATCGCTACGACGCGTTCCACAACACTCCACTGGAGACCCTGCTGTCCACCGTCGCCGGCCCCGGCCCGGCGGGCGCCGACGCGCCTGGCACCGCCACCGGAACCGTGGACACTGTGGCGATCATCGGCACGGTGACCGAGGTCTGCTGTGAGTCGACGGCGCGCAGCGCGTTCATGCGGGACTACAAGGTGGCGTTCCTGTCTGACGCCACCGGATCCTTGGCACCAGATGCCCAGCGAGCCACGGAGCGGTCCATCGGCACGTTCTTCGGCCGTGTGCTCACGGTGGACGAGTTCTCGGCGGAGGCCCGCGCGGCCCGCTGA
- a CDS encoding MarR family winged helix-turn-helix transcriptional regulator has product MDKGEPPERLHGLPSWLINQAAIPAQRLVAEALGAAGLRRYHYALMAVVAEHGAASQAELSRRTTIDRSDVVGAVNELEERGLVRRAPDASDRRRNVVTLTPAGTEIVARLDRVLADVQDTLLAPLTPEERETLVHLLARIVAHHAR; this is encoded by the coding sequence ATGGACAAGGGCGAACCACCGGAGCGGTTGCATGGCCTGCCGAGCTGGCTGATCAACCAGGCGGCGATACCGGCCCAACGGCTCGTGGCCGAGGCGTTGGGGGCGGCCGGGCTGCGTCGATACCACTACGCCCTGATGGCGGTCGTCGCCGAGCACGGTGCCGCCAGTCAGGCCGAGCTGAGCCGCAGAACCACCATCGACCGCAGCGACGTGGTCGGCGCGGTGAACGAACTCGAGGAGCGCGGCCTCGTGCGCCGGGCCCCCGACGCCTCCGACCGTCGCCGCAACGTGGTCACCCTGACTCCGGCCGGCACCGAGATCGTCGCCCGGCTGGACCGTGTCCTCGCCGACGTCCAGGACACACTGCTCGCCCCCCTCACGCCGGAGGAGCGCGAAACGCTCGTCCACCTGTTGGCGCGAATCGTCGCACACCACGCCCGCTGA
- a CDS encoding ArsR/SmtB family transcription factor yields the protein MSATPRSFPEPDVDDLDVRTVLRALADDARLRIVDVLADGEFHPCHPDEFDVGVRKSTLSHHFRVLREAGVTHKVAVGREHHVRLRRDDLDRRFPGLLPAILDAVAASRARRGT from the coding sequence ATGTCCGCCACGCCACGGTCATTCCCCGAACCCGACGTCGATGACCTGGACGTACGGACTGTCCTGCGCGCGTTGGCCGACGACGCACGACTCCGTATCGTCGACGTCCTCGCCGACGGTGAGTTCCATCCCTGTCACCCCGACGAGTTCGACGTGGGTGTGCGGAAGTCGACGCTGTCGCACCACTTTCGCGTCCTGCGAGAGGCCGGTGTGACCCACAAGGTCGCCGTGGGGCGGGAGCATCACGTTCGACTGCGCCGCGACGACCTCGACCGTAGGTTCCCCGGACTCCTGCCCGCGATCCTCGACGCCGTCGCGGCGAGTCGGGCGAGGCGGGGCACCTGA
- a CDS encoding nucleoside deaminase, with translation MSRESDVRHLRRCVDLARGALDTGSAPFGSLLVDAEGNVRGEDHNRTSGGDETQHPEFALARWAADNLSPRDRAAATVYTSGEHCAMCAAAHAWVGLGPIVYASSTQQIVTWLSDLGVPPFPIAPLAVNDVAPGIAVRGPFPEFEAEIHGMFRELVHRAAP, from the coding sequence ATGTCCCGAGAGTCAGACGTACGTCACCTGCGTCGCTGTGTGGACCTGGCCCGTGGGGCGCTGGACACGGGGAGCGCCCCGTTCGGGTCGCTGCTCGTCGACGCCGAGGGCAACGTTCGTGGAGAGGACCACAACCGAACCTCCGGTGGAGACGAGACCCAACATCCCGAGTTCGCGCTCGCCCGATGGGCGGCGGACAACCTTTCCCCTCGGGATCGCGCTGCGGCCACGGTCTACACCTCCGGCGAGCACTGCGCCATGTGCGCGGCCGCGCACGCGTGGGTGGGGCTTGGCCCCATCGTGTACGCCAGCTCCACCCAGCAGATCGTCACGTGGCTCTCCGACCTCGGGGTTCCACCGTTCCCGATCGCTCCACTCGCGGTGAACGACGTCGCTCCCGGCATCGCGGTGCGTGGACCGTTCCCCGAGTTCGAGGCGGAGATCCACGGCATGTTTCGGGAGCTCGTGCACCGCGCGGCTCCCTAG
- a CDS encoding nucleoside deaminase — protein sequence MSEETHRRHLRRCVDLAAEALDAGDEPFGSILVDATGTVRREDRNRVADGDATRHPEFELARWAADNLSPRERAEATVYTSGEHCPMCSAAHAWVGLGPIVYAGSTEQLLRWRAEIGLPEGPVAPLPVNAVAPGVPVVGPFEEFADELRSLHQLGAR from the coding sequence ATGTCGGAGGAAACCCACCGGCGTCACCTACGTCGATGCGTGGATTTGGCGGCGGAGGCGCTGGACGCCGGGGACGAGCCGTTCGGGTCGATCCTCGTGGACGCGACGGGGACGGTACGCAGGGAGGATCGCAACCGGGTCGCCGACGGCGACGCGACACGTCACCCGGAGTTCGAGTTGGCCCGCTGGGCGGCGGACAACCTGTCCCCGCGGGAGCGGGCGGAGGCGACCGTCTACACCTCCGGCGAGCACTGCCCCATGTGTTCCGCCGCGCACGCCTGGGTCGGACTCGGGCCGATCGTCTACGCCGGATCCACCGAGCAGCTGCTGCGTTGGCGCGCCGAGATCGGGCTCCCGGAGGGCCCCGTCGCACCGCTTCCCGTCAACGCGGTCGCACCGGGTGTCCCCGTCGTCGGGCCGTTCGAGGAGTTCGCCGACGAACTGCGTTCCCTCCATCAGCTCGGCGCTCGCTAG
- a CDS encoding TRM11 family SAM-dependent methyltransferase, giving the protein MTGTRLVARCVRGLEHVVTEEILRERGGAVRWIGHREIHWEEEVTESAPVLRTADDVFLFVNRVPDIGRTREHLPGLAGLVSKVDLHALLERRRSYTGVGAGTGIEASASFLGKRTYNRYDVEDTLGAQLSEVLGVDYFSRRGEVAPPPGGSGWRLTLDGEWATLMLRVFPRPLHRREYKQASVVGTVRPPVAAAIAAMAELEPDHTVLDPCCGAGTLLIEAGELQPDADIRGFDLDPVAVRAARENARNPRGKRPRIEEADAARLPLPDASVDRVVSNPPWGGQVPPAGRLAGSPGRWWREVRRVLRPEGRAVVLLADTRDLTVAIANGLAPSTVRRLRINGAPAHIVALAPTPEPTPAPRPQGQGRPKASKRRR; this is encoded by the coding sequence GTGACTGGTACGCGTCTTGTGGCGCGGTGTGTCCGGGGGTTGGAGCACGTCGTCACCGAGGAGATCCTGCGCGAGCGTGGTGGGGCGGTCCGATGGATCGGCCACCGCGAGATCCACTGGGAGGAGGAGGTTACCGAGTCGGCGCCCGTGTTGCGGACGGCGGACGACGTGTTCCTCTTCGTCAACCGCGTGCCGGACATCGGACGGACGCGGGAGCACCTCCCGGGACTGGCCGGACTCGTTTCCAAGGTCGACCTCCACGCGTTGTTGGAGCGCCGCCGGAGCTACACGGGTGTCGGCGCCGGCACGGGGATCGAGGCCAGCGCGTCGTTCCTGGGAAAGCGGACCTACAACCGCTACGACGTCGAGGACACGCTCGGAGCCCAACTGTCGGAGGTCCTCGGGGTCGACTACTTCTCCCGTAGAGGTGAGGTCGCGCCACCACCGGGCGGCAGTGGTTGGCGGCTCACGCTCGACGGCGAATGGGCGACCCTCATGCTCCGCGTATTCCCGCGCCCCCTGCACAGGCGGGAGTACAAGCAGGCCAGCGTGGTGGGAACCGTGCGGCCCCCGGTCGCCGCCGCCATCGCGGCGATGGCGGAACTGGAGCCCGACCACACGGTGCTGGACCCATGCTGCGGTGCGGGAACTCTGCTGATCGAGGCCGGAGAGCTCCAGCCCGATGCCGACATTCGTGGCTTCGACCTGGACCCGGTGGCGGTGCGTGCCGCACGCGAGAACGCCCGGAACCCGCGCGGCAAGCGGCCACGGATCGAGGAGGCCGACGCCGCTCGGCTTCCCCTCCCCGACGCTTCGGTGGACCGGGTCGTGAGTAACCCCCCGTGGGGTGGACAGGTGCCTCCAGCCGGACGCCTCGCCGGAAGTCCCGGTCGATGGTGGCGGGAGGTGCGGCGCGTGCTGCGACCGGAGGGCAGGGCCGTGGTCCTGCTCGCCGACACCCGGGATCTCACCGTGGCCATCGCCAACGGTCTGGCGCCCAGTACGGTGCGGCGGCTGCGAATCAACGGCGCTCCCGCCCACATCGTGGCCCTGGCGCCGACACCCGAACCGACCCCCGCACCACGACCCCAGGGGCAGGGACGGCCCAAGGCAAGCAAGCGCCGTAGGTGA
- a CDS encoding DUF6069 family protein yields the protein MSSTTARPPASSVSDVRRSGVTWWQAALVGAGAATILNLAIWGVAVLAGASLTLLDGGEEYLIELGSVALMSAAPIVAGVALVALISQWWSGVIRLAQVVGFVFAVGTIGSVLIYRADIGTTVALTLMHLVSGVVVVLALEGLRRRGGVAHRSR from the coding sequence ATGAGTAGCACCACCGCCCGTCCCCCTGCCAGTTCCGTCTCAGATGTACGACGCTCTGGCGTCACCTGGTGGCAGGCGGCCCTGGTCGGCGCCGGAGCGGCCACCATCCTCAATCTCGCGATCTGGGGAGTCGCCGTGCTGGCAGGCGCGTCGCTCACGTTGCTGGACGGTGGCGAGGAGTACCTCATCGAGCTGGGGTCCGTCGCGTTGATGTCGGCGGCGCCCATCGTCGCCGGTGTCGCTCTCGTCGCGCTGATCTCCCAGTGGTGGAGCGGGGTCATCCGCCTCGCCCAGGTCGTGGGCTTCGTGTTCGCCGTCGGCACCATCGGCAGCGTGCTCATCTACCGAGCCGACATCGGGACCACCGTCGCGCTCACACTGATGCATCTCGTCTCCGGCGTCGTGGTCGTTCTCGCCCTCGAGGGCCTACGCCGGCGCGGTGGCGTCGCGCACCGTTCGCGGTAG
- a CDS encoding ferredoxin, giving the protein MRVHVDMAACANHGQCVFAAPQVFTFDDDENLLYDDAPGAAKISDVEQAARSCPTQAIVVVD; this is encoded by the coding sequence ATGAGAGTCCACGTCGACATGGCCGCCTGCGCGAACCACGGACAGTGCGTGTTCGCCGCGCCCCAGGTCTTCACCTTCGACGACGACGAGAACCTCCTCTACGACGACGCCCCGGGCGCCGCCAAGATCTCGGACGTGGAACAGGCCGCTCGATCCTGTCCCACCCAGGCGATCGTCGTCGTCGATTGA
- a CDS encoding pyridoxamine 5'-phosphate oxidase family protein yields MHSYHPGERAVQRRATLLDQADLSARAIRAEIPPVAARFLTEQDLLVVGGSDGKERVWCSPLTGPPGFVSVPDDRTVETTRSLPLTDPLATAFQSTLPVGTLAIDPGTRRRMRINGIVEPREEGGLRLHTQQVFANCPKYIQKRTWSTPTDTAAAPTPTWGTQLAPQHQDLLRRTDTFFLATMSAAGADANHRGGNPGFVRVHGPTEVSWPDYVGNAMFTTLGNLQVNPRAGLLVPDLESGGFLQLSGQANVRWGDRPEDRQVVFSVGEVLFVAAGGPHSGETVEYSRFNPPTTRVPTPDGAPR; encoded by the coding sequence ATGCACAGCTATCACCCCGGCGAACGCGCCGTGCAGCGACGAGCCACGCTGTTGGACCAAGCCGACCTCTCCGCCAGGGCGATCAGAGCCGAGATCCCCCCGGTCGCCGCACGGTTCCTCACCGAACAGGACCTACTCGTCGTCGGTGGCTCCGACGGGAAGGAACGTGTCTGGTGTTCTCCGCTCACCGGACCCCCGGGGTTCGTGTCGGTCCCCGACGACCGCACTGTGGAGACCACACGTTCTCTCCCTCTCACGGATCCGCTGGCGACCGCGTTCCAGAGCACCCTCCCGGTCGGCACGCTCGCGATCGACCCGGGAACCCGTCGACGCATGCGGATCAACGGGATCGTCGAACCACGAGAAGAGGGGGGTCTGCGCCTGCACACCCAACAGGTGTTCGCCAACTGCCCCAAGTACATCCAGAAGCGCACCTGGTCCACGCCCACCGACACGGCCGCGGCCCCCACCCCCACGTGGGGCACCCAACTCGCGCCCCAGCACCAGGACCTGCTGCGACGCACGGACACCTTCTTCCTCGCCACGATGAGCGCGGCGGGCGCCGACGCCAACCATCGCGGCGGGAACCCGGGGTTCGTGCGGGTCCACGGCCCAACCGAGGTGAGCTGGCCCGACTACGTGGGCAACGCCATGTTCACCACCCTGGGCAACCTCCAGGTGAACCCCCGCGCCGGGCTGTTGGTCCCCGACCTGGAGTCCGGCGGATTCCTGCAGCTCAGCGGCCAGGCCAACGTGCGCTGGGGCGATCGGCCCGAGGACAGGCAGGTCGTTTTCTCCGTCGGGGAGGTTCTCTTCGTGGCCGCGGGAGGGCCCCACTCCGGGGAAACGGTCGAGTACTCGAGATTCAATCCGCCCACGACACGCGTCCCCACCCCTGATGGAGCACCGCGATGA
- a CDS encoding VOC family protein: MTLSGLTTGHVGLNVTDLQRSRDFYTRAFDFEVLGESHEPDRGYVFLGLSGTLVLTLWQQGREGFSPSVAGLHHLSFQVESIDAVREMEGRLSDLSVTFAYEGVVPHGEGAGSGGVFFYDPDGIRLEVYAPSGAEGGTTPIPAAPTCGFF, translated from the coding sequence TTGACACTGTCTGGCCTGACCACCGGCCACGTTGGCCTCAACGTCACCGACCTCCAACGCTCGCGCGACTTCTACACCCGCGCGTTCGACTTCGAGGTCCTCGGCGAGAGCCACGAACCGGACCGTGGGTACGTGTTCCTCGGCCTCAGCGGAACACTCGTACTCACGCTGTGGCAGCAGGGACGGGAGGGGTTCTCCCCCTCCGTCGCGGGCCTGCACCACCTGTCCTTCCAGGTGGAATCGATTGACGCGGTCCGCGAGATGGAAGGGCGGCTGTCCGACCTCTCTGTCACGTTCGCCTACGAGGGCGTGGTGCCACACGGCGAGGGCGCCGGATCCGGCGGCGTCTTCTTCTACGACCCCGACGGCATCCGGTTGGAGGTCTACGCCCCCAGCGGCGCCGAGGGTGGCACCACACCCATTCCCGCCGCACCCACCTGCGGATTCTTCTGA
- a CDS encoding CGNR zinc finger domain-containing protein, which yields MAQTGRQRPLVGEPLAIDLLNTRWVLDGVPGDLLEDLDGLRQWLEEAPLAPAHTPTTVMLEHTRETRDLLSRLVAEPVCTTVEERLNTVLGHGSVRRLLHHGVPGSFEEFDDPSWGPAWLAVDNYLTLLERRDRIRACANPGCVLHFFDTSKNGSRRWCSMAGCGNRAKAARHLGRSRATSDG from the coding sequence ATGGCTCAAACAGGGCGACAGCGACCCCTTGTCGGGGAGCCGCTCGCCATCGATCTGCTCAACACCCGCTGGGTCCTGGACGGCGTACCCGGTGACCTGCTGGAGGATCTGGACGGCCTACGCCAGTGGCTGGAGGAGGCCCCACTCGCGCCCGCCCACACGCCGACCACGGTGATGCTGGAGCACACGCGTGAGACCCGCGACCTGCTGTCCCGCCTCGTCGCCGAACCGGTCTGCACCACAGTGGAAGAGCGACTGAACACGGTGCTGGGCCACGGGTCGGTGCGGCGCCTCCTGCACCACGGTGTCCCCGGCTCATTCGAGGAGTTCGACGACCCTTCCTGGGGCCCGGCCTGGCTCGCCGTAGATAATTACCTCACGCTTCTGGAACGCCGGGACCGCATCCGTGCCTGCGCGAACCCCGGGTGCGTGCTCCACTTCTTCGATACGTCGAAGAACGGAAGCCGCCGCTGGTGCTCCATGGCTGGTTGCGGAAACCGAGCCAAGGCGGCGCGGCACCTGGGCCGCTCGCGCGCGACGTCGGACGGGTAG
- a CDS encoding flavin reductase family protein — MSVYEARTATSTTRPLSPTGQRTIPPTGPTPPPADAATVPADRLRQTLRHHAAGVVIVTGDAGGDPVGLTATSFTSVSLTPPLVGFYIAESSSTWPQLRQTGEFAVHLLGSGQADLAARFATKGADRFAAPTRWTRGANNVPLLSDAIAHLVCRWHDVHRLGDHWLVVGEVTDTASPTEPQAPLLYHQGSFGGFTAFG, encoded by the coding sequence ATGAGCGTGTACGAAGCCCGCACCGCCACCAGCACGACCCGACCCCTCTCACCCACCGGCCAGCGGACGATCCCCCCAACGGGTCCCACTCCGCCGCCGGCCGACGCCGCGACCGTCCCCGCCGACCGCCTGCGTCAGACCCTGCGCCACCACGCCGCCGGAGTCGTCATCGTCACGGGCGACGCCGGAGGGGATCCGGTTGGGCTCACCGCGACGTCTTTCACCAGCGTGAGCCTGACTCCACCGCTGGTCGGCTTCTACATCGCCGAGTCCTCGTCCACGTGGCCACAGTTACGGCAGACCGGGGAGTTCGCCGTACACCTCCTCGGCTCGGGGCAGGCCGACCTCGCCGCCCGGTTCGCCACCAAGGGCGCCGACCGCTTCGCCGCCCCCACACGGTGGACACGCGGCGCGAACAACGTGCCCCTCCTGAGTGACGCCATCGCCCACCTCGTGTGCCGCTGGCACGACGTCCACCGGCTCGGCGACCACTGGCTGGTCGTCGGCGAGGTCACCGACACGGCCTCCCCCACCGAACCGCAGGCTCCGCTGCTCTACCACCAGGGTTCCTTCGGCGGCTTCACCGCTTTCGGGTAG